In the Leptospira sp. WS4.C2 genome, one interval contains:
- a CDS encoding PHB depolymerase family esterase, with protein sequence MKLRSQFLVVLPLVVFIFSTESCSRGWLRTKIKERFQKRMEEKPAPIASSDLTKKIEAPGDYTFTFSHGDIPRYYKVHVPKTYSANKVTPLLFVFHGGGGDMEIQSNEEYYRQISKSEENGHITIFPNGYSKYKSGKIATWNAGNCCADARDKKIDDVGFVKEILNHATKQLQIDKSKVYSTGMSNGAMMSYRLACEMTDQLAAITAVAGTDNTVTCNPTKPISILHIHAKDDDKVLFYGGSGSSFKDKSLVTDFVSVPKSISKWVKFNECNPTPKRALEAEDVTCDEYSECKEDVKVKLCVTESGGHSWPGGKKPSLFFGGASPSNAIKANDVMWDFFSGK encoded by the coding sequence ATGAAACTTAGATCCCAATTTCTTGTTGTTTTACCTCTGGTTGTATTCATTTTTTCCACAGAGTCCTGTTCGCGGGGTTGGTTACGCACAAAAATCAAAGAGCGGTTCCAAAAAAGGATGGAGGAAAAACCAGCTCCCATTGCCTCTTCTGACCTAACGAAAAAAATCGAAGCACCGGGAGATTACACATTCACTTTCTCTCATGGAGATATCCCACGTTATTATAAAGTCCATGTTCCCAAAACATATTCGGCAAACAAAGTGACACCCCTTCTTTTTGTATTTCATGGAGGTGGTGGTGATATGGAAATCCAATCCAACGAAGAATACTACCGCCAGATTTCTAAATCAGAAGAGAATGGCCATATCACTATCTTCCCGAATGGATATAGCAAATACAAATCTGGAAAAATTGCCACTTGGAATGCAGGCAACTGTTGTGCTGATGCCCGTGATAAAAAGATAGATGATGTTGGGTTTGTGAAAGAAATTTTGAATCATGCCACAAAACAACTGCAAATCGACAAATCCAAAGTATACTCTACAGGTATGTCCAATGGAGCTATGATGTCCTACCGCCTAGCATGTGAAATGACAGACCAATTGGCTGCCATCACAGCTGTCGCAGGAACCGATAACACGGTCACTTGTAATCCCACAAAACCAATTTCTATATTACATATCCATGCCAAAGACGATGATAAAGTATTATTCTATGGGGGATCTGGATCTAGTTTCAAAGATAAGTCACTCGTGACAGATTTTGTTTCTGTTCCGAAATCTATTTCCAAGTGGGTAAAATTTAATGAGTGTAATCCAACACCCAAACGAGCGTTAGAAGCAGAAGATGTCACATGTGATGAATATAGTGAATGCAAAGAAGATGTGAAGGTAAAACTTTGTGTTACAGAATCCGGGGGACATTCATGGCCCGGTGGAAAAAAACCATCTCTATTCTTTGGTGGTGCTTCTCCCTCAAATGCAATCAAAGCAAATGATGTGATGTGGGATTTTTTTTCTGGGAAGTAA